A part of Winslowiella toletana genomic DNA contains:
- a CDS encoding ABC transporter ATP-binding protein produces MIDVRQLNLTFNSGKNANQVLFDVNFAVQRGEIFGLVGESGSGKTTVLKCLAGLFTHWQGELAINGLPLEHSIGHDRCRLVQMVFQDPYGSLHPRHTIADILEEPLQIHGIGQRDQRVNSMLEKVGLNRAFRSRYPHQLSGGQRQRVAIARALILQPQVLLLDEPTSALDVSVQAEILNLLSDLQKEEGLTYLMVTHDLGVIAHLCHRVAVMQFGQVLETLDTDTLLSGGAKVEYTRMLLEASRHYSREMAARATG; encoded by the coding sequence ATGATCGACGTCCGGCAGCTAAATCTGACGTTTAATAGCGGCAAAAATGCCAACCAGGTACTGTTCGACGTTAACTTTGCCGTGCAGCGGGGCGAAATTTTTGGTCTGGTCGGCGAATCCGGATCGGGTAAAACCACGGTGCTGAAGTGCCTCGCCGGACTGTTTACCCACTGGCAGGGAGAGCTGGCAATTAATGGCCTGCCGCTGGAACACAGTATCGGCCATGACCGCTGTCGTCTGGTGCAGATGGTGTTTCAGGATCCTTACGGCTCGCTGCATCCACGGCATACCATCGCCGATATTCTGGAAGAGCCGCTGCAAATCCATGGCATCGGCCAGCGCGACCAGCGGGTTAACAGCATGCTGGAAAAGGTCGGACTTAATCGCGCGTTTCGCAGCCGTTATCCGCATCAGCTCTCCGGCGGCCAGCGCCAGCGCGTGGCGATTGCGCGCGCATTGATTCTGCAACCGCAGGTGCTGCTGCTGGATGAGCCGACCTCGGCGCTGGATGTTTCAGTACAGGCGGAAATCCTCAACCTGCTGAGCGATCTGCAAAAAGAGGAGGGATTAACTTATCTGATGGTGACCCATGACCTCGGGGTGATCGCCCATCTTTGTCATCGCGTGGCGGTCATGCAGTTCGGGCAGGTTCTGGAAACACTGGACACCGACACATTGCTTAGCGGCGGCGCTAAGGTTGAATATACCCGGATGCTGCTGGAAGCCAGCCGCCACTATAGCCGCGAAATGGCGGCACGGGCGACGGGTTAG
- a CDS encoding ABC transporter ATP-binding protein gives MTSSIPVANNAPALLDVRDLHVSFINGKVATPAVRGVSFQLGKEKLAIVGESGSGKSTVGRALLQLHPAKASIRAERMQFGDIDLLHASAAQMRQIRGKRISMIMQDPKYSLNPVICVGDQIAEAWRSHHPCSHAAAKSKVIEMLDVVRIRQPERVYHLYPHEISGGQGQRIMIAMMLITDPELVIADEPTSALDVSVRLQVLALLDDLVQSRGLGLIFISHDINLVRSFCDRVLVMYAGRVVESIAAADLDNARHPYTQGLLSALPDMQHRRPRLPVLQRQSSWLTD, from the coding sequence GTGACATCCTCGATCCCCGTAGCGAATAACGCCCCGGCGTTACTGGACGTGCGCGACCTGCACGTCAGTTTTATCAACGGAAAAGTGGCAACCCCGGCGGTGCGCGGCGTCTCCTTCCAGCTCGGTAAAGAGAAACTGGCGATTGTCGGCGAATCTGGTTCCGGCAAATCCACCGTCGGACGTGCGCTGTTGCAGCTGCATCCGGCAAAAGCCAGCATCCGCGCCGAACGGATGCAGTTCGGTGATATCGATCTGCTGCATGCTTCCGCCGCACAGATGCGCCAGATCCGCGGCAAGCGTATTTCGATGATCATGCAGGATCCAAAATATTCGCTGAATCCGGTGATCTGCGTCGGCGATCAGATTGCCGAAGCCTGGCGATCGCATCATCCCTGCTCGCACGCCGCCGCCAAAAGCAAAGTGATTGAGATGCTGGATGTGGTGCGTATTCGTCAGCCGGAACGGGTCTACCACCTCTATCCCCATGAGATCTCCGGCGGTCAGGGGCAGCGCATTATGATCGCCATGATGCTGATCACCGATCCTGAACTGGTGATCGCCGACGAACCCACTTCCGCACTGGATGTTTCGGTGCGCCTGCAGGTGCTGGCGCTGCTGGATGATCTGGTGCAGTCACGCGGTCTGGGGCTGATTTTTATCAGCCACGACATCAATCTGGTGCGCAGTTTTTGCGACCGGGTGCTGGTGATGTATGCCGGGCGGGTGGTGGAGTCGATTGCCGCCGCCGATCTCGATAATGCCCGGCATCCCTACACCCAGGGGCTACTGAGCGCGCTGCCGGATATGCAGCATCGCCGCCCGCGCCTTCCCGTCCTCCAGCGTCAGTCCAGCTGGCTAACCGATTAA